Proteins from a genomic interval of Streptomyces fodineus:
- a CDS encoding class I SAM-dependent methyltransferase yields the protein MTGYNALAEVYEWLISDAKLAPAEFAASFDDVLNLLPSNAHVLDCSCGTGQLAVGLAGRGMQVVATDASETMVRRTAELSEEFGASVRAVRANWEELPDHFQDNTFDMVFCVGNSLHHAVGARGRVAALESMSRLLRPGGRLVLTSRTWELVRARGSRLDISDRLVRRNGRDAIVVYRWEIAPHWEEEHHIEIAIAQVDTTGLVHVRSELLSCWPYRYEELEVELHRVGLQTELSTFDLEAENYMVVASKV from the coding sequence GTGACGGGTTATAACGCGCTTGCCGAGGTGTACGAGTGGCTCATCTCGGATGCAAAGCTGGCTCCAGCCGAGTTCGCTGCGTCGTTCGATGACGTCCTCAATCTCCTGCCGTCGAACGCTCACGTCCTCGACTGTTCGTGCGGAACCGGACAGTTGGCGGTTGGCCTCGCCGGTCGTGGCATGCAGGTTGTCGCAACTGACGCCAGCGAAACGATGGTTCGTCGGACTGCAGAGTTGTCTGAGGAGTTCGGGGCATCCGTCCGGGCCGTACGGGCGAACTGGGAAGAGTTGCCCGACCATTTCCAGGACAACACGTTCGACATGGTGTTCTGCGTTGGCAACTCGCTGCACCATGCCGTGGGCGCGAGAGGCAGGGTTGCTGCTCTGGAGTCGATGTCACGGCTTCTGCGTCCCGGCGGGCGCTTGGTACTCACCTCCCGTACTTGGGAACTCGTGAGGGCCAGAGGCTCCCGGCTGGACATCAGTGACCGACTCGTCCGCCGGAACGGTCGCGATGCCATCGTGGTCTACCGCTGGGAGATTGCGCCGCATTGGGAGGAGGAGCACCACATCGAGATTGCGATCGCGCAAGTTGATACGACCGGGTTGGTTCATGTCCGCTCGGAACTGCTGTCCTGCTGGCCCTACCGGTACGAGGAACTCGAAGTCGAGCTGCACCGGGTCGGACTCCAGACGGAACTGAGCACGTTCGATCTGGAGGCCGAGAACTATATGGTGGTCGCGAGCAAGGTATAA
- a CDS encoding DUF397 domain-containing protein, protein MLDGSDLYALDINGASFVKACGGPCTEGCVTLARIGDDAWALGDSKRPDAQPLRFTTEELDAAGIDPARFGLNV, encoded by the coding sequence ATGCTGGACGGAAGTGATCTGTACGCGCTCGACATCAACGGGGCGTCGTTCGTGAAGGCATGCGGCGGCCCCTGCACCGAAGGGTGCGTGACCCTGGCGCGGATCGGTGACGACGCCTGGGCTCTGGGTGACAGCAAGCGGCCGGACGCCCAACCGCTGCGGTTCACCACGGAGGAACTGGACGCGGCCGGTATCGACCCGGCGCGCTTCGGCCTGAACGTCTGA
- a CDS encoding helix-turn-helix domain-containing protein translates to MNRAQLGAALRALRVASGKEAKAVARSALMSPSKLSKIENAKLAPSATDVERILTAIGVSDEVKAEYAEAARASATEATAWRLLKRIGVHKGQQAAKALEAQMSVLRLFQPALVPGLLQTPEYIRAILQRHNLSEDALTRTINGRLERQAVLYDNAKSLRFIITEPVLRWRIVRPQMMAAQLDRIVSISRLSHVDIRIVPLRIQQHDIANHAFVIRDDRMVTVETVHAEVVVTDPRDASLYVDKFEGFARAALAGDEMRDLIESIRNDFLREQETG, encoded by the coding sequence GTGAACAGAGCACAGCTTGGAGCCGCGCTGCGGGCGCTGCGAGTGGCATCCGGCAAGGAAGCCAAAGCGGTGGCCCGCAGCGCCCTCATGTCTCCGTCCAAGCTGTCCAAGATCGAGAATGCGAAGCTGGCACCCAGCGCGACGGACGTAGAGCGCATCCTGACCGCCATCGGCGTCTCGGACGAGGTCAAAGCGGAGTACGCGGAAGCCGCACGCGCGTCAGCGACGGAAGCGACGGCGTGGCGCCTGCTCAAGCGAATCGGGGTCCACAAGGGCCAGCAGGCCGCCAAGGCTCTGGAAGCCCAGATGTCTGTACTGCGGCTGTTTCAACCCGCGCTCGTTCCGGGCCTGCTCCAGACGCCCGAGTACATCAGGGCCATTCTGCAACGGCACAATCTGAGTGAAGACGCACTCACGCGAACGATCAATGGGCGACTCGAACGGCAAGCGGTTCTCTACGATAACGCAAAGTCGCTCCGGTTCATCATCACCGAACCTGTTCTGCGCTGGCGCATCGTGCGACCGCAGATGATGGCCGCTCAGCTTGATCGCATCGTCTCCATTTCGCGGCTCTCCCACGTGGACATCCGGATAGTCCCTCTGCGAATTCAGCAACATGACATAGCAAATCATGCCTTCGTCATCCGTGACGACCGCATGGTGACAGTTGAAACCGTCCACGCCGAAGTCGTCGTTACGGACCCGCGAGATGCGAGTCTCTACGTTGATAAGTTCGAAGGATTCGCGCGAGCCGCGCTGGCCGGCGACGAAATGCGTGATCTGATCGAAAGCATCCGCAACGACTTTTTGCGGGAACAGGAAACAGGCTAG
- a CDS encoding DUF6879 family protein → MPTSSRTLGDLFEAFEREAFRLETLDDYSKSGSVDAYQAFLAGETQPDDYNAGWIEELRSHTEKGKRVYRVHILSRPLTDYLRFELGWGYHKNVSGGEEFFILDITDKPNPLENVPDFWFFDSESVAVMNYDGSGKYLGSEVLPPEQTAEFTRYRDAALAHAEPFTEWWAKYGT, encoded by the coding sequence GTGCCAACCTCATCTAGGACCCTCGGCGACCTCTTCGAGGCATTCGAACGCGAGGCATTCCGGCTGGAGACCCTGGACGACTACAGCAAGTCCGGGAGCGTCGACGCCTATCAGGCATTCCTGGCCGGGGAGACACAGCCAGACGACTACAACGCAGGCTGGATCGAAGAACTACGCTCGCACACCGAGAAGGGGAAGCGGGTATACCGGGTCCATATCCTGTCCCGCCCGCTCACGGACTATCTCAGGTTCGAACTCGGCTGGGGCTACCACAAGAATGTGAGCGGGGGTGAAGAGTTCTTCATCCTCGACATCACCGACAAACCCAACCCCCTGGAGAACGTTCCGGATTTCTGGTTCTTCGACTCCGAATCCGTGGCCGTGATGAACTACGACGGAAGCGGAAAGTACCTGGGATCGGAAGTGCTACCGCCGGAACAGACAGCGGAATTCACGCGGTACCGTGATGCGGCTCTCGCGCACGCGGAACCGTTCACCGAATGGTGGGCCAAGTACGGGACGTGA
- a CDS encoding aldo/keto reductase: MTAALCLGTYRVRAVSQAARTALAAGSPWVDTAPNYGRGRAHEELRPVLREYPTVRVATKSGFFTEEQGRIALAEGVLTWEGEGSRHSLERRFVRWQTEHSLAALGRVDLVFVHNPEHHGHGLDRATLHGRVREAFTALEEFARAGRIGGYGVATWSGLASGAFSVPELLALARQAAGSAEHHLTGLQMPVSLIMDAPITQALNGGGPLVQAKDAGLITFGSAPLHGGELLDAMTPELVNLIRPGLSAAAAALLAAGSCPGLDVVLTSASTREHWDDAAKALAAPLTSQELRRVTDELASE; the protein is encoded by the coding sequence GTGACCGCCGCGCTCTGCCTGGGGACATACCGCGTGCGTGCCGTCAGTCAGGCGGCACGCACCGCCCTGGCTGCCGGTAGCCCCTGGGTGGACACCGCCCCCAACTATGGTCGTGGTCGGGCGCATGAGGAGCTGCGCCCGGTGCTCCGGGAGTACCCCACCGTTCGGGTAGCCACGAAATCGGGGTTCTTCACCGAGGAACAGGGCCGCATCGCCCTGGCTGAGGGCGTGCTCACCTGGGAAGGGGAGGGCAGTAGGCACAGCCTTGAACGGCGCTTCGTCCGCTGGCAGACGGAGCACTCGTTGGCCGCGCTCGGGCGTGTGGACCTGGTGTTCGTGCACAACCCCGAGCACCACGGGCACGGCCTTGACCGTGCCACTCTGCATGGGCGTGTACGGGAAGCCTTCACGGCGCTGGAAGAGTTCGCCCGTGCGGGCAGGATCGGTGGGTACGGCGTCGCCACCTGGTCGGGCCTGGCCTCCGGAGCGTTCAGCGTTCCCGAACTACTTGCGCTCGCCCGCCAGGCGGCTGGTTCCGCCGAGCACCACCTCACGGGCTTGCAGATGCCCGTCAGCCTGATCATGGATGCCCCGATCACACAGGCGCTGAACGGCGGCGGACCACTGGTGCAGGCGAAGGACGCCGGGCTGATCACGTTCGGCTCCGCGCCCCTGCACGGGGGCGAACTCCTTGATGCCATGACACCCGAACTGGTGAACCTCATCCGTCCGGGCCTGTCGGCCGCAGCCGCTGCCCTGCTGGCCGCTGGCTCTTGCCCCGGCCTCGATGTCGTCCTCACCTCCGCGAGCACCCGAGAGCACTGGGACGATGCCGCCAAGGCTCTGGCTGCGCCGCTGACGTCCCAGGAACTCAGGAGGGTGACGGATGAACTCGCCTCTGAATAA
- a CDS encoding cupin domain-containing protein — protein MLDAASWAGRLGGDRFLAQTYHRSYAHFPGAADTAGLFSWDDLNRIIATQRLEPPRLRLSADGEMVPLHRYAIPTTNRRAVTWSRIQPSDFHAQLRDGASLVLDAVERIHPAVGAAAEGLERFLGTSVQANVYASWTEREGFGRHWDDHDVVVVQLHGSKRWRLWGTTREAPTFRDVESPEEPEGDPVADLVLSPGDVLYLPRGWWHAVTADQGTESLHLTFGMVPHTGADLMLWVVDQLRASVALRKDIPRFGSLAEQSDFIDAVRREVADVMADRRLVERWAESIDTTDLGHAIPSLPYVDGLPARGEITVKLTTPRGRLTANPTQGTVTFSAAGTSWDFAESAVPALGTLLANQPTTLGEMADSAGLEVKEVADLVSVLIDGHAVAVVGTAL, from the coding sequence TTGCTTGATGCAGCCTCGTGGGCGGGGCGTCTGGGCGGGGACAGGTTTCTCGCCCAGACGTACCACCGCTCGTACGCGCACTTCCCTGGAGCCGCCGACACGGCGGGCCTGTTCTCCTGGGACGACCTGAACCGGATCATCGCCACGCAGCGGCTGGAACCGCCCCGGCTGCGCCTGTCGGCCGACGGCGAGATGGTCCCGCTGCACCGCTACGCGATCCCGACCACGAACCGCCGCGCGGTCACCTGGTCTCGCATCCAGCCGTCCGACTTCCATGCCCAGCTCAGGGACGGGGCGTCGCTGGTCCTCGATGCTGTGGAGAGGATCCACCCCGCCGTGGGGGCGGCTGCGGAGGGGCTGGAACGCTTCCTCGGGACTTCCGTACAGGCCAACGTGTACGCCTCGTGGACCGAGCGGGAGGGCTTCGGCCGGCACTGGGACGACCACGATGTGGTGGTGGTCCAACTGCACGGCTCCAAGCGGTGGCGCCTGTGGGGGACGACCCGTGAAGCACCCACCTTCCGGGACGTGGAGTCGCCGGAGGAGCCGGAGGGCGACCCGGTGGCGGACCTCGTTCTGTCCCCGGGTGACGTGCTCTACCTGCCGCGCGGATGGTGGCACGCGGTCACCGCTGACCAGGGGACAGAATCCCTGCACCTCACGTTCGGGATGGTCCCGCACACGGGCGCTGACCTGATGCTGTGGGTCGTCGATCAGCTCCGGGCATCGGTCGCGCTGCGCAAGGACATACCGCGTTTCGGCTCGCTGGCGGAACAGTCGGACTTCATCGACGCCGTACGCCGTGAGGTGGCCGACGTGATGGCAGACCGACGCCTCGTGGAGCGGTGGGCTGAGTCGATCGACACGACCGACCTGGGCCACGCGATTCCGTCCCTGCCGTACGTCGACGGACTCCCCGCACGGGGCGAGATCACCGTCAAGCTCACCACTCCGAGGGGCCGCCTGACGGCGAACCCGACACAGGGCACGGTCACCTTCTCGGCGGCAGGTACCTCCTGGGACTTCGCCGAGTCCGCCGTGCCTGCTCTGGGCACGCTGCTGGCCAACCAGCCGACCACGCTCGGCGAGATGGCCGACTCCGCAGGACTGGAGGTCAAGGAGGTGGCCGACCTGGTCTCCGTCCTCATCGACGGCCATGCCGTCGCAGTCGTGGGTACGGCGCTGTGA
- a CDS encoding helix-turn-helix domain-containing protein: MTFDPEQLGQPKQELAALLKELRKRAGLTGDRLARRCNMSQSKISRIENGKAQPSLLDLERILRAVVAPPEVIEEVIALARLANTEWQDLRSLRRRGLEKKQTELAALESSCTEFRFFLLSMITGLLSTPEYIRASLAHSPADVTKTIARKLERQEVLYDTKKRFTFILTEQAVRWPLLPPAAMAMQIDRLASLTHLTNVKLGVIPITGYKPMAPMDTFTIYDNTLATVENTTGVVILRDPRDIEMHLELFSTLEGYALFGDEARVLLAEWSAACRS; encoded by the coding sequence GTGACGTTCGACCCTGAGCAGTTGGGGCAGCCGAAACAGGAACTGGCGGCCCTGCTGAAAGAACTACGCAAGCGAGCCGGCCTCACTGGGGACCGGCTCGCTCGGCGTTGCAATATGTCCCAATCAAAGATCAGTCGGATCGAGAATGGGAAAGCCCAACCGAGCCTGCTGGATTTGGAAAGGATCCTCCGGGCCGTCGTGGCTCCGCCCGAGGTAATCGAAGAGGTCATCGCCCTCGCCAGGCTGGCCAACACGGAATGGCAAGACCTGCGCTCACTGCGGCGCAGGGGCCTAGAGAAGAAGCAGACTGAACTTGCGGCCCTTGAATCCTCGTGTACGGAGTTCCGCTTCTTCCTGCTCTCGATGATTACAGGACTGCTGTCCACCCCCGAGTACATCCGGGCGAGCCTTGCTCATTCCCCGGCCGATGTCACTAAGACGATCGCGAGGAAGCTGGAGCGGCAGGAGGTTCTTTATGACACGAAGAAGCGGTTTACCTTCATCTTGACTGAGCAGGCTGTGAGGTGGCCGCTCCTACCCCCAGCTGCAATGGCGATGCAGATTGACCGGCTGGCCTCACTGACTCACCTTACGAACGTGAAGCTCGGCGTCATCCCAATCACGGGGTACAAGCCTATGGCTCCAATGGACACCTTCACCATCTATGACAACACGCTGGCCACCGTGGAGAACACGACCGGTGTCGTGATCCTGAGAGATCCAAGAGACATCGAAATGCACCTGGAGCTGTTCTCCACGCTGGAGGGTTACGCGTTGTTCGGGGACGAAGCGCGAGTCTTGTTGGCGGAGTGGTCTGCCGCTTGCCGTTCATGA
- a CDS encoding DUF6879 family protein has protein sequence MHLDGDAWNDCFDSMEREAWRLETLPVYTMPQEAEKLKRFLAGEKSPDDYTSGWMDEVRQWTSEGKRVGRVHIVTRPLSDYLRFEFEYYYRHHVKAGEDIRILDLTDRVNPGLPDQDFWMFDESKVVLMNYRADGTQINRELYEGDPQPYREWKRIAVAESVPFLEYVSG, from the coding sequence CGATTCCATGGAGCGGGAGGCGTGGCGGCTGGAAACGCTGCCCGTCTACACCATGCCCCAGGAAGCGGAGAAGCTGAAACGCTTTCTCGCCGGGGAGAAGTCGCCCGACGATTACACCTCGGGCTGGATGGACGAGGTCCGGCAATGGACCTCGGAAGGAAAGAGGGTCGGCAGGGTGCATATCGTGACCCGCCCGCTCTCGGACTACCTTCGGTTCGAGTTCGAGTACTACTACCGGCACCACGTAAAGGCGGGCGAGGATATCCGCATCCTCGACCTCACCGACCGGGTGAACCCGGGACTTCCAGATCAGGATTTCTGGATGTTCGATGAGTCCAAGGTGGTCCTGATGAATTACCGGGCGGACGGGACACAGATAAACCGAGAACTGTACGAGGGTGATCCGCAGCCGTACCGAGAGTGGAAGCGGATTGCCGTTGCCGAGTCGGTTCCATTCCTGGAGTACGTGAGCGGGTGA